The Tolypothrix sp. PCC 7712 region GGGGACGGCCAGAAAAGTCTAATGCTACTTGCACCAACGCTTCATCAAGTGGTGCAAGGAAATTACCAAAGCGGACAATACCTTTCCTGTCACCTAGCGCTTTACTCAAAGCCTGTCCTAGGGTAATACCCACATCTTCGTTAGTGTGGTGGTCATCAATTTCCCAATCTCCTTTAGCTTGGATATCCAAGTCAATCAGCCCGTGGGAGGCAATTTGATGCAGCATATGATCCAAAAAGGGAATCCCTGTAGCTGCCTTACAAATCCCTGTACCATCAAGGTTGACAGTAACTTGAACATCAGTTTCACCAGTTGTGCGATGAACAGAAGCAATCCGAGGGCTGGAATGAGATGGTTCGTGAGAGAAATTAATTTCGCGATCGCTAATTTGCATGGTTAGTGGGGATAGGGGACTGGGGATTGGGGAACTCGGGGCCCCCTCTGGGGATAAGGGGTAATGGGGATTGGGGATTGGGGAGATGAGGGGGATGAGGGGGATGAGGGGGATGAGGGAGATAAGGAAGAAATATCATTACCAATTACCCATTACCTATGCCCCATGCCCCATGCCCCATGCCCCATGCCCAATATCTACTACATCCCCATAATTTCATATCCTGCATCCACATATATGACTTGTCCTGTAATACCAGTGGACAAATCACTACACAAGAAAGCAGCTGTATTACCTACTTCTAGCTGGGTGACTGTGCGTCGTAGGGGAGCAACTTCTTCTACATGGTGAATCATATCTAAAATGCCGCCGACGGCGCTAGATGCCAAGGTGCGAATTGGCCCAGCGGAGATGGCATTAACGCGGATATTTTGTGGCCCCATTTCCGCCGCTAAATAACGTACACTAGCTTCCAACCCTGCCTTAGCAACTCCCATAATGTTATAGTTAGGAATCGCCCTAATGCTACCTAAATATGTGAGGGTGACGATACTTCCGCCTTCGGTCATTAAAGGTTTAGCTGCACCGCTCAACTGCACGAGGGAATAAGTACTAATTTGAAGTGCTGTGTTGAAGCCAGCGCGTGTTGTTTGGCTAAAATCTCCACTCAAATCGTCTTTATTAGCAAAAGCCAAGCAATGAACTAGGATGTCTAGCTTTCCCCATTTATCTCGAATGGTGTCAAAGGTAGATTGAATCTGTTCATCGTTTTGGACATCGCAAGGAAGAAATAAGCTGGGGTTAAGAGGTTCTACCAATTCCG contains the following coding sequences:
- the hisB gene encoding imidazoleglycerol-phosphate dehydratase HisB, which gives rise to MQISDREINFSHEPSHSSPRIASVHRTTGETDVQVTVNLDGTGICKAATGIPFLDHMLHQIASHGLIDLDIQAKGDWEIDDHHTNEDVGITLGQALSKALGDRKGIVRFGNFLAPLDEALVQVALDFSGRPHLSYGLEIPTQRVGTYDTQLVREFFVALVNHSQLTLHIRQLDGINSHHIIEATFKAFARAMRIGLEIDPRRAGMIPSSKGVL
- the fabI gene encoding enoyl-ACP reductase FabI is translated as MLNLTGKNALVTGIANNRSIAWGIAQQLHQAGANLGITYLPDEKGKMEKKVAELVEPLNPSLFLPCDVQNDEQIQSTFDTIRDKWGKLDILVHCLAFANKDDLSGDFSQTTRAGFNTALQISTYSLVQLSGAAKPLMTEGGSIVTLTYLGSIRAIPNYNIMGVAKAGLEASVRYLAAEMGPQNIRVNAISAGPIRTLASSAVGGILDMIHHVEEVAPLRRTVTQLEVGNTAAFLCSDLSTGITGQVIYVDAGYEIMGM